A single window of Marinobacter sp. LA51 DNA harbors:
- a CDS encoding type VI secretion system Vgr family protein — protein sequence MPQASGLQFTARVGELPPDVFSVVGFALTEALSELFHGRLQLASTDPTIGAADVLEQPVELLVWQDGEPLRRFTGVVSEFVRGDSGHRRTRYELVIHPPVWRLGLMHNSRIFQKQRPDAIARTLLEERGIVDSVFELKREPAEQEYCVQHRESDLAFLERLAAEEGWHYRYQHGALDGSASAGLIVADHHGDAPVLAPVGYNAFAGGSHRQLSVFKFRYQERVRAASVALKDYTFKNPAYALMHEQGASAPNHRDDYQHFDYPGRFKADASGQLFTQAKLDALRNDTSTAQGESNRPDFAPGAKVELTDHDQPNLNRDWLLTAVIHQGQQPQALEEEGGSEPTTYHNSFSAIPANLTWRPQFVHRPIMDGPQIAIVTGPEGEEIHCDEYGRVKVRFPWDRYSQNDEHSSAWLRVSQGWAGGQYGFMALPRIGHEVIVSFLDGDPDQPIITGRTYHATNKPPYALPEHKTRTTLKTQTHKGEGSNELRFEDEADKEQIYVHAQKDLDLLTEHNRTEVIKNDSHLTVKNHSFSHVKGNEHVTVGGEKRESYGADFSQDIGGTWHSSVGEVSASEAGSELHHKAGSKVVLDAGAELTISGGGSFIKLDASGVTLSGPGIKINSGGSPGRGSNVDLSSAELPAGLSMDGGAAVPPAKLAEVGQRRNAEAESVPPRELEKPRRELIVDVIGGTSAGEDVLVINSVAGESEQ from the coding sequence ATGCCCCAGGCAAGCGGACTGCAGTTCACCGCCCGTGTAGGTGAGCTCCCACCCGATGTTTTTTCTGTGGTTGGCTTTGCGCTGACCGAAGCCCTTTCCGAGTTGTTTCATGGCCGCTTGCAGCTGGCCAGTACTGATCCCACTATTGGTGCTGCGGATGTCTTGGAACAGCCTGTCGAACTGCTGGTCTGGCAGGACGGGGAACCGCTGCGTCGCTTCACCGGTGTGGTCAGCGAATTTGTTCGCGGCGACTCTGGCCACCGCCGAACCCGCTATGAACTGGTCATTCATCCGCCGGTGTGGCGGTTGGGATTGATGCACAACAGCCGGATTTTCCAGAAGCAACGTCCCGACGCCATTGCACGCACACTGCTGGAAGAGCGGGGTATTGTGGATTCGGTGTTCGAGCTCAAGCGCGAGCCGGCGGAGCAGGAATACTGCGTTCAGCACCGGGAAAGCGACCTGGCGTTTCTGGAGCGACTGGCTGCCGAGGAAGGCTGGCATTATCGCTATCAGCATGGCGCGCTCGACGGCAGTGCATCGGCCGGCTTGATCGTGGCTGATCATCACGGCGATGCGCCGGTTCTGGCGCCGGTCGGGTATAACGCCTTTGCCGGTGGCAGTCACCGGCAACTGTCGGTATTCAAGTTCCGCTATCAGGAACGCGTGCGCGCCGCTTCGGTGGCGCTCAAAGACTACACCTTCAAGAATCCCGCCTACGCCCTGATGCACGAGCAGGGTGCCAGCGCCCCCAATCATCGCGACGACTATCAGCACTTCGACTACCCGGGCCGGTTCAAGGCCGATGCCAGTGGCCAGCTGTTTACCCAGGCCAAACTGGATGCACTTCGAAACGACACCAGCACCGCCCAGGGCGAAAGCAATCGCCCGGACTTCGCACCGGGCGCCAAGGTTGAACTCACTGACCACGACCAACCGAACCTGAACCGGGACTGGCTGCTCACGGCCGTTATTCATCAGGGCCAGCAGCCGCAGGCACTGGAGGAAGAGGGCGGATCTGAGCCCACCACCTACCACAACAGCTTCAGCGCCATCCCCGCCAACCTCACCTGGCGCCCGCAGTTTGTTCATCGCCCCATCATGGACGGGCCGCAGATCGCCATCGTCACCGGCCCCGAGGGTGAAGAAATTCACTGCGACGAATACGGCCGGGTGAAAGTGCGTTTCCCCTGGGATCGGTACAGCCAGAACGACGAACACAGCAGCGCCTGGCTCCGTGTCAGCCAGGGCTGGGCCGGTGGGCAATACGGTTTCATGGCGCTGCCCCGCATCGGCCATGAAGTGATTGTGTCCTTTCTGGATGGCGATCCGGACCAGCCGATCATCACCGGGCGCACTTACCACGCCACTAACAAACCGCCGTATGCACTGCCGGAACACAAAACCCGCACCACCCTGAAAACCCAGACTCACAAGGGCGAGGGTAGCAACGAATTACGATTCGAGGACGAGGCGGACAAGGAACAGATCTACGTCCACGCCCAGAAGGACCTGGACCTGCTCACCGAACACAACCGCACCGAAGTGATCAAGAACGACAGCCACCTGACCGTGAAAAATCACAGTTTCAGCCACGTTAAAGGAAACGAACATGTCACCGTCGGTGGCGAAAAGCGGGAGTCCTACGGTGCAGATTTCAGTCAGGACATCGGTGGCACCTGGCACAGCTCTGTCGGTGAAGTCTCTGCAAGTGAGGCTGGGAGCGAGCTTCATCACAAGGCTGGGTCAAAAGTCGTGCTGGACGCCGGTGCGGAGCTCACTATTTCTGGCGGCGGCAGCTTCATCAAACTGGATGCGAGCGGTGTGACCTTGAGCGGCCCGGGCATCAAGATCAATTCAGGCGGCTCACCGGGGCGGGGCTCGAATGTCGATCTTTCGAGCGCTGAGCTGCCGGCCGGCCTGAGCATGGATGGCGGTGCCGCCGTTCCTCCTGCAAAGCTTGCTGAAGTCGGCCAGAGACGCAACGCCGAGGCGGAATCTGTTCCACCTCGCGAACTTGAGAAACCCCGGAGAGAGCTGATCGTCGACGTCATTGGAGGCACGTCGGCCGGTGAGGATGTGCTTGTCATTAACTCTGTAGCGGGAGAATCGGAGCAATGA
- a CDS encoding toxin VasX produces the protein MTNTLSFMDETLENSVRRRAEYDDSNPGELVLSVPKRAGGHINLTLLERAQSNVEQVEHQENTLLRIKPLAELAENLPFISGGLTFHTGRAVALLRPGYLYVFRGNELWRELEIDAHGLMSDVDLQGVRLAQAKSGKPGSVVRASEGEWLSNLLVPVLLQGRAVINEIRVAYSEVQWDWRYISRLEQDAKARLTRTSGIEHAWPAATVDDLVFEKGYPASNIANVNALRARDLGMELMLENPAVYQPDFATPDDTELCMRLARRLEQIDSDDGHDSVGMDFNGEAGEDRLQELRSQKGVVGVSIPDPLFQLRHSLAQLHLALHYLDAVDTSIKQKPMAHSAMLIRQAVFDPLTLDGKTDLQKYADAINKEKLDAVLDTKEKDHAVAVINRHVERLQEMMKSSVLAAVLDDYRECGDLAICEGYLLIADKLNLLQQIPGVLRANGFAKEGDLFKSLKRWLFHSDFLTAWAPQSPDTDDDELSEESKSAHDLLLKLTEDRTEITEGMLDRLNLQSLAYLEKQLHDRKAGDGGIVKNISDAGKVGSLVARALEEWSTAVLKVGERLMEEGVVSQVEIQRVMQSAASNFTLADPALAGISIVNRGGVEASGTILGVRGEGLNRGLTEFDRTEGILTRKNDYLYADLMDDSGELVGSTSPARAADELETAIQKVAGHAAIFYAPAGHAEARKLSLVKVDLAKQVGSIVDGPAVSRGLVMLAAFNLIVEILAASKLSSIDENQQWKADVKAYIGATTELAAASFKLSIVLHAQSLPGSQQTAMSRFATRPWFDVKNWLFVGSRLQHLGAQTLVRTIGLANFAAGSISVILSYWGMRDSLSNKDFDAAAGHAIAMAGGIVFVASPLMATLLAIPGWGWAMLGMTLVVGGGLFAGYASDDSIEQLLKLGPWGVHPDHSTEAFGDQAYYNQLLTLLSPISVTAQKFADIEPDPALCNPDFLPSSDDYVVTVRMPFASKLLLSRERQSGLPEKSLSLVFQEIEYASSAVETFGSAGTIHSFQLRNTTPLRKVVARQSLPDRSAVRFLVKRELRNENHESFGYRESVSTALRVGFQAVIDTEFGPAVFPSPMLQRFEPFDLAKHEAPPAKSGSLLEPFSQPEAPYWFFTEVET, from the coding sequence ATGACCAATACCCTGAGCTTTATGGATGAAACCCTGGAAAATTCGGTGCGGCGCCGTGCCGAATACGACGACAGCAATCCTGGTGAGCTGGTTCTGTCGGTTCCAAAACGCGCCGGCGGGCACATTAATCTCACGCTTCTGGAGCGTGCCCAATCGAATGTCGAGCAGGTCGAACACCAGGAAAACACGCTGCTTCGGATCAAACCATTGGCAGAACTTGCCGAAAATCTTCCGTTTATATCCGGTGGCCTGACCTTCCATACCGGGCGCGCAGTTGCGCTACTGCGCCCGGGTTATTTGTACGTGTTCCGAGGGAATGAGCTCTGGCGTGAGCTGGAAATTGACGCTCATGGGTTAATGAGTGATGTCGACCTCCAAGGTGTCCGTCTGGCCCAAGCGAAATCCGGGAAGCCCGGAAGCGTAGTCCGAGCCAGCGAAGGTGAATGGCTATCAAACCTCCTGGTGCCTGTTCTCTTGCAGGGGCGAGCCGTCATCAACGAGATCCGTGTTGCCTACAGCGAAGTCCAGTGGGACTGGCGCTACATTTCTCGTCTTGAGCAGGACGCCAAAGCTAGGCTCACCCGAACCAGTGGCATCGAGCATGCCTGGCCAGCCGCCACGGTCGACGACCTTGTCTTTGAAAAGGGCTATCCGGCGTCGAACATTGCGAATGTGAACGCTCTACGAGCCCGGGATCTCGGTATGGAGCTGATGCTGGAAAACCCGGCTGTCTACCAACCTGACTTCGCAACACCGGATGACACCGAACTGTGTATGCGCCTGGCTCGGCGCCTCGAGCAGATCGACTCTGACGATGGCCACGATTCAGTGGGCATGGACTTCAACGGGGAAGCAGGCGAAGACCGCCTGCAAGAGCTTCGCAGTCAAAAGGGGGTTGTGGGTGTTTCAATCCCCGACCCGCTTTTCCAATTGCGCCACTCCTTGGCACAGCTGCATCTCGCACTCCATTACCTTGATGCCGTGGATACCTCGATCAAGCAGAAGCCCATGGCCCACTCCGCCATGCTGATTCGACAGGCTGTGTTTGATCCATTGACCCTGGATGGCAAAACCGATCTGCAGAAATACGCGGACGCCATCAACAAAGAAAAGCTTGATGCGGTGCTCGACACCAAAGAAAAGGACCACGCCGTTGCTGTCATTAACCGGCATGTGGAACGGCTTCAGGAAATGATGAAAAGCTCGGTTCTGGCGGCGGTGCTGGATGATTACCGAGAATGCGGGGACCTGGCAATCTGCGAGGGATACCTGCTGATTGCGGATAAGTTGAACCTTTTACAGCAGATACCTGGGGTTCTCAGGGCAAACGGCTTTGCCAAAGAAGGTGATCTCTTCAAGAGCCTCAAGCGGTGGCTCTTTCACAGCGACTTCCTGACGGCCTGGGCACCTCAATCTCCAGACACCGATGACGACGAATTATCCGAAGAGTCCAAGTCGGCACATGATCTGCTCCTGAAGCTGACGGAGGATCGTACTGAGATTACGGAGGGGATGCTGGACCGTTTGAATCTTCAGTCTCTTGCTTATCTGGAAAAACAGCTCCACGACCGCAAGGCCGGCGATGGTGGAATCGTCAAAAATATTTCGGACGCAGGCAAAGTGGGTAGTCTGGTCGCACGCGCCTTGGAGGAATGGAGCACAGCAGTACTGAAGGTAGGCGAGCGGCTCATGGAAGAGGGCGTGGTGAGTCAGGTTGAGATACAAAGGGTGATGCAGTCTGCAGCCTCAAACTTCACCCTGGCTGACCCGGCGCTTGCTGGTATCAGCATTGTCAACCGTGGCGGTGTTGAGGCTTCGGGCACGATCCTCGGCGTGCGAGGCGAAGGGCTCAACCGTGGCTTGACCGAGTTCGATCGAACCGAAGGCATCCTGACCCGAAAGAATGATTATCTCTATGCTGACTTGATGGATGACTCGGGCGAATTGGTCGGGTCAACCAGCCCTGCACGGGCTGCCGATGAACTGGAAACGGCAATTCAGAAAGTGGCTGGCCATGCAGCGATTTTCTATGCCCCTGCGGGGCATGCAGAGGCCAGGAAGCTTAGTCTGGTGAAGGTGGATTTGGCTAAACAAGTGGGAAGCATTGTAGATGGGCCCGCTGTGTCTCGTGGGTTGGTCATGCTCGCGGCATTTAATCTAATTGTAGAAATTCTAGCTGCATCCAAACTTAGTAGCATCGATGAGAATCAACAGTGGAAAGCGGACGTCAAAGCCTACATCGGGGCGACGACAGAGTTGGCCGCTGCATCGTTCAAGTTGTCCATAGTTCTTCATGCGCAAAGTCTTCCTGGAAGTCAGCAGACCGCTATGTCGCGATTTGCCACTCGGCCTTGGTTCGATGTTAAGAATTGGTTGTTCGTGGGTAGTCGACTTCAGCATCTTGGTGCACAGACTCTCGTTCGCACAATTGGATTGGCTAACTTCGCTGCGGGCTCGATAAGCGTAATTCTGAGCTATTGGGGCATGCGAGATAGTCTGTCAAATAAGGACTTTGATGCAGCGGCGGGACATGCAATCGCAATGGCTGGGGGTATTGTTTTTGTGGCATCACCGCTAATGGCTACGCTTTTAGCCATTCCGGGTTGGGGGTGGGCCATGCTTGGAATGACATTGGTCGTTGGTGGCGGACTTTTCGCTGGTTACGCATCGGATGATTCTATCGAGCAGCTGCTCAAGCTAGGGCCATGGGGCGTTCATCCAGACCATAGTACGGAGGCTTTCGGCGATCAGGCCTACTACAATCAGCTGCTAACGCTCTTGTCGCCCATCTCAGTGACGGCCCAAAAATTTGCAGACATCGAACCTGACCCAGCCCTTTGTAATCCTGACTTTCTCCCCTCTTCCGATGACTATGTGGTGACAGTGCGAATGCCTTTCGCCAGTAAGCTATTGCTGTCACGAGAACGTCAGTCCGGATTGCCTGAGAAGTCACTGAGTTTGGTTTTCCAGGAAATCGAGTACGCTTCTTCTGCGGTTGAAACTTTCGGTTCTGCAGGGACTATTCACAGTTTCCAGCTTAGGAATACGACACCATTACGAAAAGTCGTTGCCCGACAATCCCTTCCAGACCGATCTGCTGTTCGCTTCTTGGTCAAACGGGAACTGCGCAACGAAAACCATGAAAGCTTCGGTTATCGGGAGTCAGTTTCGACCGCGTTAAGGGTCGGGTTTCAGGCTGTTATTGATACAGAGTTTGGACCTGCAGTGTTCCCTTCGCCAATGCTGCAACGGTTTGAGCCTTTTGATCTCGCCAAGCATGAGGCGCCTCCCGCTAAGAGCGGTTCACTCTTGGAACCGTTTTCGCAGCCAGAGGCACCTTATTGGTTTTTCACCGAGGTAGAGACATGA
- a CDS encoding DUF1853 family protein: MTVRTPNNSLLDFQYPAVRHLGWLCSAPQLLHSPASFQPSDYLPTDYLETLIKWDQNPETAPALLREVPQRRLGFYFERLYEVMLSDLLGWEILLKNTQIQSNGHTLGELDFIVHNTTDDRVEHHEIAIKYYLGVPNGRSEALWYGPNARDRLDIKSDRLVNHQSTRTQQPETLALLSNHGINGPITARIFMPGYLFYPLAVALEAPSTTPQNHLRGCWTYADTLEETDTSTWVQLNKPHWVGPWWQSATPPGTEARQAITDIQVDRIPRLFSELTRDSASDHWKERRRIFVVPSSWPVQGK, translated from the coding sequence ATGACTGTACGTACCCCCAACAATAGCCTTCTTGATTTCCAGTATCCTGCGGTTCGCCACCTGGGATGGCTGTGTTCTGCGCCTCAGCTGTTACATTCGCCGGCAAGTTTTCAGCCCAGCGATTACCTGCCCACGGATTATCTGGAAACCCTGATAAAATGGGACCAGAACCCCGAGACCGCACCAGCTCTGCTTAGAGAAGTCCCCCAACGCAGGCTCGGCTTTTACTTCGAGCGACTCTACGAAGTGATGCTCTCCGACCTGCTCGGCTGGGAGATCCTGCTGAAGAACACCCAGATCCAGTCCAACGGACACACCCTGGGGGAGCTGGATTTTATCGTTCACAACACTACGGACGATCGAGTTGAACACCATGAGATTGCCATCAAATACTATCTGGGCGTACCCAACGGTCGCAGCGAAGCGCTCTGGTACGGCCCGAATGCCCGGGATCGACTGGATATAAAGAGTGATCGGCTGGTCAATCATCAGAGCACCCGCACGCAGCAGCCGGAAACACTGGCATTACTTTCAAACCACGGAATAAACGGCCCAATAACCGCCCGGATATTCATGCCCGGCTACCTGTTCTATCCATTAGCCGTTGCCCTGGAAGCACCTTCAACAACACCCCAAAACCATCTTCGAGGCTGTTGGACCTATGCCGATACGCTGGAAGAGACGGACACCTCAACCTGGGTCCAACTGAACAAGCCACACTGGGTGGGCCCCTGGTGGCAGTCCGCAACACCACCTGGCACCGAAGCCAGGCAGGCGATCACTGACATCCAAGTCGACCGCATTCCGCGCCTGTTCTCAGAACTTACTCGAGATAGCGCTTCCGACCACTGGAAGGAACGCAGAAGAATCTTTGTTGTACCTTCGTCGTGGCCTGTTCAGGGTAAGTAG
- the gloA gene encoding lactoylglutathione lyase: MQYLHTMIRVSNLDETLHFFCDLLGMKEISRKSSEKGRFTLVFLATPEDEARAREEKAPMIELTYNWDPEEYSGGRNFGHLAYRVDDIYALCEHLQANGVTINRPPRDGHMAFVRTPDGISIELLQKGESLAPKEPWASMENTGSW, translated from the coding sequence ATGCAATACCTGCACACCATGATCCGTGTCAGCAACCTCGACGAGACTTTGCACTTTTTCTGTGACCTTCTGGGCATGAAAGAAATCAGTCGGAAGAGCAGCGAGAAAGGCCGTTTTACCCTGGTGTTCCTGGCAACTCCAGAGGATGAGGCGCGCGCCCGGGAAGAGAAGGCGCCAATGATTGAACTGACCTACAACTGGGATCCGGAAGAGTATTCCGGCGGCCGGAATTTTGGCCATTTGGCGTACCGGGTGGACGACATCTATGCGCTGTGTGAGCACCTGCAGGCGAATGGTGTCACCATCAATCGCCCTCCCAGGGATGGCCATATGGCTTTCGTGCGCACCCCCGATGGCATATCCATTGAGCTCCTGCAAAAAGGTGAGTCGCTTGCGCCAAAAGAGCCCTGGGCCAGCATGGAAAACACTGGTAGCTGGTAG
- a CDS encoding cold-shock protein, producing MRNPAKAILVALLIAIPAPFILGFLLVSFTPELFQILSQSESSELANSTTFVLGSAQGIAAYIIALVIFTVAGFLSVSLSAKQKSTARSSSGSTARSQSQSYNDDDDGDYDDGSPEGDEEGTVKWFNVKKGFGFIVRDSGDEVFVHFRAIRGRGRRVLRQGQLVRFNVVEADKGLQADNVSILSD from the coding sequence ATGCGTAATCCAGCCAAAGCGATCCTTGTTGCTCTTCTGATCGCCATTCCAGCTCCCTTTATCCTCGGTTTCCTGCTGGTGTCATTTACCCCGGAACTGTTCCAGATCCTTTCGCAGTCCGAATCCAGCGAATTGGCCAATAGCACCACGTTTGTCCTTGGCAGTGCCCAGGGAATTGCCGCCTACATCATTGCACTGGTGATCTTCACCGTGGCCGGTTTCCTGTCAGTTTCCCTGTCGGCCAAGCAGAAGAGCACAGCACGCAGCTCATCTGGTTCAACCGCACGGTCACAGAGTCAGTCTTACAATGATGACGATGACGGCGACTACGACGACGGTAGCCCCGAGGGTGACGAAGAAGGTACCGTGAAGTGGTTTAACGTGAAGAAAGGCTTCGGCTTTATCGTTCGCGACAGTGGTGACGAGGTATTCGTTCACTTCCGCGCCATTCGTGGCCGCGGCCGCCGGGTTCTACGCCAGGGCCAACTGGTTCGCTTCAATGTTGTAGAAGCGGACAAAGGCTTGCAGGCAGACAACGTGTCGATCCTGAGCGATTGA
- a CDS encoding SlyX family protein yields MSEKDLETRLDELETRMAFQDDVINTLSEQVAKQELELRELWQAKQLLHRQLKEVSPSNIKSEEEETPPPHY; encoded by the coding sequence ATGAGTGAGAAAGATCTGGAAACACGACTCGACGAACTGGAAACGCGGATGGCGTTCCAGGATGACGTAATAAATACGCTGAGTGAGCAGGTGGCTAAGCAGGAATTGGAGCTTCGCGAGTTGTGGCAAGCCAAGCAACTGTTACATCGGCAATTGAAAGAAGTTTCCCCCTCGAACATCAAGAGTGAAGAGGAAGAAACACCGCCCCCTCATTACTGA
- the dapE gene encoding succinyl-diaminopimelate desuccinylase has protein sequence MQTTESKTLELAIDLIRRQSVTPDDAGCQALMMSRLGPLGFDGENLRFRDTDNLWARKGSDGPVLAFAGHTDVVPTGPEKNWAHPPFEPVIKDGFLLGRGAADMKGSLAAFVTACERFVEAYPNHRGSIALLITSDEEGPAQDGTVKVVETLEARNEKIDWCLIGEPSSTTDVGDVIKNGRRGSLHGYLTVRGVQGHVAYPHLAENPVHTAAPALDALAREVWDNGNDFFPPTTFQITKIESGTGSNIIPGECLVHFNFRYCTENTAESLEERVVAILDRHGLNYDLDWHLSGRPFLTDRGALVSASQSAIRTVTGRETELSTSGGTSDGRFIAPTGAQVVELGPINATIHKVDECVKAEDLDTLSLIYEQILVELLA, from the coding sequence ATGCAAACAACTGAGTCGAAAACCCTTGAGCTGGCCATCGATCTGATCCGCCGGCAATCCGTCACTCCGGATGACGCGGGCTGTCAGGCGCTGATGATGTCGCGCCTGGGTCCGCTCGGTTTTGACGGCGAGAACCTGCGCTTTCGCGACACCGACAACCTCTGGGCCCGCAAGGGTTCAGACGGCCCGGTACTGGCCTTTGCCGGTCACACCGACGTGGTGCCAACGGGCCCGGAGAAGAACTGGGCACACCCGCCGTTTGAGCCGGTCATCAAGGACGGCTTCCTGCTGGGTCGCGGCGCGGCCGACATGAAAGGCAGCCTGGCAGCGTTTGTCACCGCCTGTGAACGCTTCGTTGAGGCGTACCCGAACCATCGTGGGTCAATCGCGTTGCTGATTACCAGTGACGAGGAAGGTCCGGCCCAGGACGGCACCGTGAAGGTGGTCGAAACCCTGGAAGCGCGGAACGAGAAAATTGACTGGTGCCTGATCGGTGAGCCCTCCAGCACGACGGACGTCGGGGATGTGATCAAGAATGGCCGCCGGGGCTCTTTGCACGGCTACCTGACGGTTCGAGGTGTTCAGGGCCACGTTGCGTACCCGCACCTGGCAGAGAACCCGGTACACACAGCGGCGCCGGCACTGGACGCCCTGGCCCGGGAGGTCTGGGACAATGGCAACGATTTCTTCCCGCCGACGACCTTTCAGATCACCAAGATCGAATCCGGAACCGGAAGCAACATCATTCCCGGCGAGTGCCTGGTGCATTTCAACTTCCGTTACTGCACCGAGAATACCGCCGAGAGTCTTGAAGAGCGGGTGGTCGCCATCCTGGACCGGCACGGTCTGAACTATGACCTGGACTGGCATTTGAGTGGCCGGCCGTTCCTGACAGATCGCGGTGCGCTGGTTTCAGCCAGCCAAAGCGCCATTCGGACGGTCACCGGTCGGGAAACCGAGCTGTCGACCTCAGGCGGAACATCCGATGGGCGCTTTATCGCCCCCACCGGTGCTCAAGTCGTGGAACTCGGCCCCATCAATGCCACTATCCACAAGGTGGACGAGTGCGTGAAGGCCGAGGATCTGGATACGCTTTCCCTGATTTACGAGCAAATTCTGGTTGAGCTCCTGGCCTGA
- the dapD gene encoding 2,3,4,5-tetrahydropyridine-2,6-dicarboxylate N-succinyltransferase — translation MSFAFGIGIGTQNRQGHWLEVYYQQPVMTPDNALMEVVQNALDYKGGNQAISATAEQLSQLAHALRQIGQAEQARLAEAAETSKRPVVVTILETDDTASSTPEVYLKLHLISHRMTKPHALKLDGIFGLLPNLAWTSEGAVDLGELPDRQLQARVEGRTLEIKSVDKFPQMTDYVVPSGVRIADTARVRLGAYVGEGTTVMHEGFINFNAGTEGTSMIEGRISAGVMIGKGSDLGGGCSTMGTLSGGGNIIIAVGENCLIGANAGIGIPLGDRCKVEAGLYITAGTKVALLDDNNKLVEVIKARDLANQPDLLFRRNSQTGAVECKTNKSAIELNEELHANN, via the coding sequence ATGAGTTTCGCATTCGGTATCGGCATCGGCACCCAGAACAGGCAGGGACATTGGCTGGAAGTCTATTACCAGCAGCCGGTTATGACCCCCGATAACGCCCTGATGGAAGTGGTTCAGAATGCCCTGGACTACAAGGGCGGAAATCAGGCGATCAGCGCCACCGCCGAGCAGCTCAGCCAGCTTGCCCACGCCCTGCGTCAGATTGGCCAGGCCGAACAGGCACGGCTTGCGGAAGCAGCCGAAACCAGCAAGCGCCCTGTTGTAGTTACCATTCTGGAAACCGACGACACGGCCTCGAGCACGCCTGAGGTATACCTCAAGCTGCACCTGATATCCCATCGCATGACCAAGCCTCACGCCTTGAAACTCGATGGCATTTTCGGCTTGCTGCCGAACCTCGCCTGGACCAGCGAAGGTGCTGTCGATCTCGGCGAACTGCCAGACCGTCAACTGCAGGCACGGGTTGAAGGCCGCACGCTAGAGATTAAATCCGTCGATAAGTTCCCGCAGATGACTGATTACGTTGTGCCATCCGGCGTGCGTATTGCAGATACCGCCCGAGTCCGTCTCGGCGCTTACGTCGGCGAAGGCACCACTGTCATGCACGAAGGCTTTATCAACTTCAATGCCGGCACCGAAGGCACCAGCATGATCGAAGGCCGCATTTCTGCGGGCGTCATGATCGGCAAGGGCTCGGATCTGGGCGGCGGCTGCTCCACCATGGGCACTCTGTCCGGCGGCGGCAACATCATCATCGCGGTGGGCGAAAACTGCCTGATCGGCGCCAATGCCGGCATCGGTATCCCCCTGGGCGACCGTTGCAAGGTTGAGGCCGGTCTGTACATCACCGCCGGTACCAAAGTTGCCCTGCTGGATGACAACAACAAGCTGGTGGAAGTAATCAAGGCCCGCGACCTGGCCAACCAGCCGGACCTGCTGTTCCGTCGTAACAGCCAAACTGGCGCCGTGGAATGCAAAACCAACAAGTCCGCCATCGAGCTGAACGAAGAACTGCATGCAAACAACTGA
- a CDS encoding ArsC family reductase, whose product MKIYGIKNCDTVKKARKWLDEQGIEHSFHDFKKDGLDDALLQRLEQAVGWEALLNRRGTTWRKLPDEVRDTIDGSSAHSLMLENPSIIKRPVVEHEGSISVGFKADDWAQQFSNA is encoded by the coding sequence ATGAAGATTTACGGCATCAAGAACTGCGACACCGTCAAAAAAGCTCGCAAATGGCTCGACGAGCAAGGCATTGAACACAGCTTTCACGACTTCAAAAAAGATGGCCTGGATGACGCCCTGCTCCAAAGACTCGAACAGGCCGTTGGCTGGGAAGCCCTGCTTAACCGCCGCGGCACCACCTGGCGCAAACTTCCGGATGAGGTTCGTGATACCATAGACGGTTCATCTGCCCACAGCCTCATGCTGGAAAATCCGTCCATCATCAAACGACCGGTGGTCGAGCATGAAGGTTCAATTTCCGTTGGCTTCAAGGCCGACGATTGGGCCCAACAGTTTTCAAACGCTTAA